Proteins from one Cryptomeria japonica chromosome 4, Sugi_1.0, whole genome shotgun sequence genomic window:
- the LOC131027469 gene encoding ubiquitin-like protein 5 — MLEVVLNDRLGKKVRVKCNEDDTIGDLKKLVAAQTGTRPDKIRIQKWYNVYKDHITLKDYEIHDGMGLELYYN; from the coding sequence ATGTTGGAAGTGGTGTTGAACGATCGGCTGGGGAAGAAGGTGAGGGTGAAATGCAACGAGGACGACACCATCGGCGATCTGAAGAAGTTGGTGGCCGCCCAGACTGGAACCCGCCCCGACAAGATTCGCATCCAGAAATGGTACAACGTTTACAAAGACCACATCACCCTCAAGGACTATGAAATTCACGATGGAATGGGTCTCGAGCTTTATTACAACTGA